atagctcatcaaaatattttgatactgCAAATCCAAGTCCAGGCTCTGTTATTCCTTGATATGGGTTTCAATGAATTCTGAATGCCATTTTATTATTCTAGTGGTGGGACGGCCATCACGTAAACTAGGACTAAGTAGGGTGCTAAGCAATGTCTGCACAGATAATAAAAGTTTGTGCCCTAGAGAAATTAagattaaaacataaaatatcaatgtcaaataaaatatcaaaaagtcAATGTAGATGGATGAGGGGACTAAGTTAAATTATAACTTTTGCAAGCTCTCAGGGTGCTGGGATCATGCCTACAGAAGATGGATATTGCAACACAGAATTGTTTTAATGATAAATGCTTGGCAATAGTTATTGGGAGTGTGAGGACAAAcatgaaagaagataaaagaagtGCTTATTTGGAAAGAACAACCCATGGGCAATGGAGTCTGGCAATACTGGCTAACTGGCTGTAAAGGCTGGTATTTCAGAATTGGATGAAAGCTGTTAGGTGGAGAGCcctgaaaatgcaaacaaggaACCTTTATTTGTTGACCACAAGTGAAAGAGTCTATAGAGGGATGCACATCATTAAAAATCCCCCCTGTGCTGGGACAGAACTGACTATGCTGACATCATCCCCCGTGATGCCTGTCTAAGGTGGTCTCAGAGGTTTCCATGGCTGAGGTGCTGGATTATCTCCAAGGCAACCCATTGCTAGCTTTACCGGGAGAAGGCTTTAATTAATGCTCAGCCTCCCTCGCTGCAATTTAAGTCCATTAGCTGTTGTAATGTACACATCCAAGGCAGAAACAGCATGGCAATCCTGGGGCATGTTCAAATTTTAATCCACGGATCCTTTTCAGCTGAACTGCTATTAGTCTCCCACTTGGCAGCCTGTTTCTGGGCAGTGgataatttctgtttaaatatagaattttgcattttctgtgcagtAAATTACTTTTGCTGTCcatatttttctatattaatACAGCTCACACAATCAGTAATGAGAGAAGCTGATCAATTTTTTACtttatgaatgaaaaatattttcttagaatcatagaatggcttgggttggaagggaccttaaagaccatccagttccaaccccctgccatgggcagggacaccttccaccaaatcaggttgcccaaagccccatccagcctggcctggaacacctccagggatggggcatccacagcttctctgggcagcctgtgccagggcctcaccaccctctgagtgaagaatttcctcctaacctctaatctaactctctcctcttttagcttaaaaccattcccccttgtcctaccactatctgcccatgtaaaaagtcactgtccatctttttataagctccttttaagtactgaaaggacGCAACGAGGTTTCcctgcagctttctcttctccgggctaaacatccccagctctctcagtctttcttcataggagaataGAAGCAGCACTTTCACAAAGGTCCTCGTCACATTTGTATTGAAATATATGGGctgcttttcattaattttggATTTCAGTCAGATTTTTCAGTCTATAAGTTCATGttataaaaacaacacagtgcTCAAAAAGTGTTTCTCCCTTTATTTGTGTACAATGCTTAACATGGACAAGAGTTAGTGCATACAAGATACTTTTCCCTTTTAAGGTTTCCCGTGCATGTTGGGGAAATGGCACTTCTgtttatgcactttttttttccttattttttttttcccatttatttatttatttatttatttatttatttccttcaggCTATATCTCTGTTTGGGAGTTTATTTGAATTAAGGCTTCAGATGGGGTTGTATGAAATAAATGGTGtgtgcagtattttaaaatagactgGAATTAGATTCTTTATCTCAGACGACTCACCGGACTTCACATACTGTTGTGATTGCTAATGTCTAACTctaacatttatttgaaaaaaaaaatggtcacaGAAAGAGTGAAGCTAATAACGTTGTGaatgatttttccttcctgatctCTTTAATCCACCCTTTACACTTAACCCATCATTGCAGGAAGCAGACTTTTAACTCACGAGAAATCGTTAAAAATGAGCACTAATCTTATTGTCATGTTGAATGGGTAGATTtctataataaaataagaaattaattccaTATTCAAAATGGAAACACCATTACAGTGAGTACAAGACTGAACAGGGTTTATAATAAGTAAGTAAAACATTATACAACAGTATGCTTGTATGCCTCTTTCTACACTCAGTATCCTTCTGGCTGGACAGACTTCCCTATAAATacatctcctttcttcctcttccagtgTCTGCACATATATTTGCTTTACAGTTATGGGAACAGATATCTCAGCTGCATTGTCTATTCAACAACGGTggctgtgacagaaaaaaatccttcttcttTATCTCCCGTCTGGCTTATTGttatatcattattattattattattactactattaatAGAGTTAATACCATGGTAGAAGCAAGGATTTTTAATCACAGACCTATATATTGATCTTGCCCAAAGGaatagggaaagaaacaaaagacaaaataacgTAAAAAAGATGAACATTATGGTGGAATGGGGTGTTATGCATTTTACTATTTTtgattcataaaaatataagtGTGTATCTAAGGATTTGCCTCAGATGAAAACTATTCCAAAATAATAGAGTATCAATGGCCATCAATGATATTttcatatacagaaaataaaaagaatcctTGCCTACTTCATGAGTGGTTATGTAACATTTTACTGGATCCAAAAAATTGTCAGAGTTTGAGAATGATAccatgttgttttgctttttattacaaCTCATGTACACTTCCTTTGTGGTACAGTGTCTTATACAATATTTATGCACCATATACATTTGAAATGAACAAACGGTTCTTCAAATTTTCTATATGCTACGTTGAAAATACaaaccatttaaaatactgttaaaaataatgggAGCTGTTCTATCATTGCAGTTGTCAGCTGGAGATTAAGCTCATATTTGCTGTgtaatacatacaaatataatATTTTGCATAGTGTTATTGGTGGTATAACAGTTGTCACCATAGATACAACGTAGTAAATTTTTCAATGTATAGTGTTCTGTAAAGAAATCAGACTTCTGATACACTGTcaaagagcttttctttccagtcacTGGTAATTAATGAAACAGGTTAGATCATTTGGTATAAAATTCTGGTATCACATGTTATGCATTTGGATGGGtaacacagaaaaggaaaagcaaactcGGGGCAAATAATCAGTGAAGTGATTtactttaataaataattaacttAGTCCGTGAATACTAGATCAGTGCAATTCATGTTCACTTTTAATGCCATTTGAAATAAGttgaattataaaaatgaagatggaactgaaaatcattattttatacTAGGTTTGGCTGGAAACATGTTGAAATCTGAAGACTTCTCTTTGAGTGATACccagctcaaaaaaaaaccacaggggaaaaactgtgaaaaaactTCTGAGGCCTTTTGTCTGAAATGTTTCCCAGCAAAGACATAAATTATAGGGTTGACGCAACTGTTGGTGATAGCCAGAGTAGAACTAAACTGCCCACCAAAGTTGAGCAGTTCTTCCCAGAAACAGCCTTTGACCACTTCCATCTGGAATAATATATCAAGGAATGTAAAGAGATGGTATGGAGTCCAGCACAAAAGAAACATCAGCACCACTAAGAAGATCAGCCTGGTGGCCTTCGTGTCTTTGTCATTCTTGCAACACTGTGTCCTGAGTGCAATTCGTTCCCTTGTGTGTTCTTGTAGGGAGCGAATAGTAGAGAAATTGAAGAAGATGATTGCTATAGATGGCAATGCAAACCCCACTATGCTGAATACCAGGCGCTCGGCTGTTGCCCACAACGGGTCAGGGAAGTCTAAAATACATGCTGAGATATTCCACTGGGGAAAGTGTTTCACAGTCCGAAATGTAAAAATTGGGATGCTGACAAGGATTCCAAAGAACCAGGTGAGCAAGCATATCCCTTTGGCCATGGTTTTGTTCCGTATCCTTCCGTGTGTCAAGGTATGAACAAAAGTCAAATAGCGATCCATGCTGACTGCCACTAGCAAGTAAATGCTGGTATACAAGTTTAGGTGAACCGATGCACTGGTGATACGACAAAGGAAATTGCCAAATGGCCAGTTAAACTTGTTCCTGACATTCTCTGCCCAGAAAGGGAGGCACGTGAGGAAGATAAAGTCAGCAACAGCTAGGTTCATAAGGTAGATTTCAGCTGTCTTCAGGGGGCCCTTGTACAGTGAGTAAATGACAAGAACGAGCAAATTTCCAAGCATTCCGATAATACAGATGGTGCTGATATACTTGGGTACTAAGTAGTAAACAATTTCCCACCAGTCATTCAAGTCTGGGCAGCTAGTTAAGTTGCTCTTGTTTTCACTTTGGTTTGAGAAGGGAACGTTCAGTAGAGGactttcagtcatttttcaaaattctgaaatgaacAGTAGAACATCTTTGAAGTGAGAGAAAAGGACTGCAAAAAAGAGCCATAACATTCTAAAAGTTGCAACAGACATTTAACTGCTGGAAATTCTTTATTAGTGCTCATTGATTTTATAGACTAGATCAATCCACGATTCTTGTGGGCAATGgtgaaaaatattcacaaactGGTAACGATGGAAATTCCTCTACATCCTGTGAAATTTCCTCTTTGTTGCCACTGTTTAAAGTTGCAGAGAGGAAGGCATGTACCAGTTTAGTGTAAGTAACTCTGTATGTCTCCTCCAGACTGGTGAGAGCAACAGAAATAGCAGAATTCCAGCTCCCTGAGAATAGGGGCAGTCATGCTGGTGACACGATGCAAGGCTTGCAACTTGTCCTGCCCTTTCTCGTACTCTCTTCTGTGCTATGTAGAACTTTGGCAGGATGGTGCCAGTTTTGCCATGTCTGGGACTGCTAATCACTGTCTGTGTGCGTAACTTGTTTGGTTAAATTTGCATTCTCTTCTTCTATGTCAGTTCCTCCATCCCAAACTTTGGGATTAAAATTACTGCTAGATTAGACAGTTTATTGCCCTCAAATGTCAGCAGttgtaataataaaacactgacTTCTCCTAAACCATGTGCTCAAAATCTTGCCTGGAGGGAATGCCTCTGCAGCTCCAAATTCATTGTGCTTCTCCTGTCTAAACAAAGGCAGCACCAGTTCAAAAAATTCCACCTGAATTCAGCTGGAGAAAGAGACAACCCCAGACTCCAAAGCATTTAGTATTTTATAGCATTGGAAGTACATCTGCTTCTCTGTGGTAATGGTAACTCAGTGAGAGATTGTGCAGGAATGAGAGCATGGATAAAACATTATACCCCTATGAAACTCCACCAAATTACCAGCGCTGCCTCCTGCGGAGACTTTATTCTCCCAGTGCTGTCATGCACAACCATATTACCTGGATCTTGTCTATTACAGGCATTGACTCTTAGAATTGTTTCAGTAGGCAAGAGATTACTGAGTCTGTGGTGACATcttacatttctgtatttcatatgCAAGGGAAGCGTGTCAGTcataaaaaaagaatctttttttaaaaaaacagtattttgcaaTCAGTTGTCCTGAATGTTAACTTCCTCTTACAACTGTTTGTCTGCTCTTTCAGTTTTTACACCAAAGAGATAGCTAAGGATAGAGCTTCTGAAAAGAGCATTTAAGGTCATGGTTTGTCTCTTTTACGTGTATGTACAGCCTCAGTGATGACTGTCTGGGCAGTATGCAGTACATATCTCTGTGGTGCAGAAAGGAATTAAAGGAATACTAATATTCCACTTCATATGAATCAGTACCTAACACACAGACCATTTTTCATCATTGTAGAATTAAGTGCACAGTCAAGTTTTATTTGAGTTCATAACCATGCTCAAGCTGGTAGGCTTGTCAGGGGGCTGGGCTGCAATTCAAGCTAGCACAGCTCCATGGCTTTACACACCTTCCCTCACAGCAGTCACAGTGTTACCTA
The genomic region above belongs to Cygnus olor isolate bCygOlo1 chromosome 5, bCygOlo1.pri.v2, whole genome shotgun sequence and contains:
- the BDKRB1 gene encoding B1 bradykinin receptor, with translation MTESPLLNVPFSNQSENKSNLTSCPDLNDWWEIVYYLVPKYISTICIIGMLGNLLVLVIYSLYKGPLKTAEIYLMNLAVADFIFLTCLPFWAENVRNKFNWPFGNFLCRITSASVHLNLYTSIYLLVAVSMDRYLTFVHTLTHGRIRNKTMAKGICLLTWFFGILVSIPIFTFRTVKHFPQWNISACILDFPDPLWATAERLVFSIVGFALPSIAIIFFNFSTIRSLQEHTRERIALRTQCCKNDKDTKATRLIFLVVLMFLLCWTPYHLFTFLDILFQMEVVKGCFWEELLNFGGQFSSTLAITNSCVNPIIYVFAGKHFRQKASEVFSQFFPCGFFLSWVSLKEKSSDFNMFPAKPSIK